One genomic window of Muntiacus reevesi chromosome 4, mMunRee1.1, whole genome shotgun sequence includes the following:
- the LOC136167293 gene encoding uncharacterized homolog — MLKMSGWQRQSQNQSRNLRRECSRRKCIFIHHHT, encoded by the exons ATGTTGAAGATGAGCGGGTGGCAGCGACAGAGCCAAAATCAAAGCCGGAACCTGAGGAGAGAG TGTTCCAGAAGGAAGTGTATCTTCATACATCACCACACCTGA
- the DDIT3 gene encoding DNA damage-inducible transcript 3 protein, whose amino-acid sequence MAAESLPFSFGALSSWELEAWYEDLQEVLSSDENRGAYVSPPGNKEEESKTFTTLDPASLAWLTEEPGPAEVTRASQSPCSPESSQSSLAQEEEEEDQGRPRKRKQSGQSPARAGKQRMKEKEQENERKVAQLAEENERLKQEIERLTREVEATRRALIDRMVNLHQA is encoded by the exons ATGGCAGCTGAGTCGCTGCCTTTCTCCTTCGGGGCACTGTCCAGCTGGGAGCTGGAAGCCTGGTATGAGGACCTGCAGGAGGTGCTGTCCTCGGATGAAAACCGGGGCGCCTATGTCTCACCCCCTGGAAACAAGGAG GAAGAATCAAAAACCTTCACCACTCTTGACCCCGCCTCTCTGGCCTGGCTTACTGAGGAGCCAGGACCAGCAGAGGTCACACGCGCCTCCCAGAGTCCCTGCTCTCCAGAGTCCAGTCAGAGCTCCCTGgctcaggaggaagaggaggaagatcaAGGAAGACCCAGAAAACGCAAACAGAGTGGCCAGTCCCCGGCCCGGGCTGGCAAGCAACGCATGAaggagaaagaacaagaaaatgaaaggaaagtgGCACAGCTAGCTGAAGAGAATGAACGGCTCAAACAGGAAATCGAGCGCCTGACCAGGGAAGTGGAGGCAACTCGCCGAGCTCTGATTGACCGGATGGTTAATCTGCACCAAGCATGA